The following are encoded in a window of bacterium genomic DNA:
- a CDS encoding helix-turn-helix transcriptional regulator, with protein sequence MTKAHDFLEAVLGNPSRAKILRLFVLHPKETFTPAEIARRAKVGAHSVNTEVESLKKTGLLKEEKGQGSTARKKISYYSLNPECKQLNAVTTFVHAVSPAQYNDVEAALRRAGRMSVVLLSGVFTGDITRPADLIIVADTLNDERLEKAVKSFESKYGREVRYAVFSTPEFRYRLTIKDKILRDILDYPHRVLINRTNYL encoded by the coding sequence ATGACGAAAGCTCACGATTTCTTGGAGGCAGTACTAGGGAACCCGTCCCGAGCCAAGATACTGAGACTCTTCGTCCTCCACCCGAAAGAGACGTTCACGCCGGCCGAGATCGCGCGCCGCGCGAAAGTGGGTGCGCACAGCGTGAACACGGAAGTGGAATCGCTCAAGAAGACCGGACTCCTGAAGGAAGAGAAAGGACAGGGTTCGACTGCACGTAAGAAGATCTCATACTATTCGCTCAATCCTGAGTGCAAGCAGCTGAACGCCGTCACCACGTTCGTGCACGCGGTTTCTCCCGCGCAGTACAACGACGTCGAAGCTGCGCTTCGTCGCGCAGGACGTATGTCGGTGGTGCTCCTTTCTGGTGTGTTCACGGGAGACATCACACGTCCGGCGGATCTCATCATCGTCGCGGATACTTTAAACGACGAGCGCTTGGAGAAGGCAGTGAAATCATTCGAATCGAAATACGGGAGGGAGGTGCGCTACGCCGTTTTCTCGACGCCGGAATTCCGTTATCGCCTCACGATCAAGGATAAGATCTTGCGCGATATCCTGGACTACCCGCATCGGGTGCTCATCAACCGCACCAACTACCTCTAG
- the rplL gene encoding 50S ribosomal protein L7/L12 — protein MTQEQIIEAVEKMTVLELNTLVKAIEEKWGVSATAVAAAGPAAAAGEEKTSFTVELTAAGDQKVAVIKVVKEALNLGLAEAKAFVDGAPKVLKEDMKKEEADELKTKLEGAGAKVTIK, from the coding sequence ATGACACAGGAACAGATCATCGAAGCAGTAGAGAAGATGACCGTCCTCGAGCTCAACACGCTCGTGAAGGCGATCGAAGAGAAGTGGGGCGTTTCTGCAACTGCAGTTGCAGCAGCAGGTCCGGCAGCGGCAGCGGGCGAGGAGAAGACCTCGTTCACCGTCGAACTCACCGCAGCAGGCGACCAGAAGGTTGCAGTCATCAAGGTAGTGAAGGAAGCACTCAACCTCGGTCTCGCGGAAGCGAAGGCATTCGTGGACGGTGCTCCGAAGGTTCTCAAGGAGGACATGAAGAAGGAGGAAGCCGACGAGCTCAAGACGAAGCTCGAAGGAGCAGGAGCAAAAGTTACCATCAAGTAA
- a CDS encoding DNA translocase FtsK 4TM domain-containing protein: MAKKEREKRKSNKRSKDEDVSIPAFPVSIEALRGVCAVLAVAVGIFLALAAFEVGGAVGAFLFTILSKLLGVGYMLLPFSLLLLAIALMRSFEKRFGAIEIISILVFLLSSLGLIALAFPEQGGILGAAIANPLVAAVDTIATVIFLLSFSVAALIIAFDVHLSVWIASLREGMRGGESLSDEEDREVTIAGIPEEQDDEPDELVETVPDEEDAREAPAPRVQIAEMSGESNANAGFPIIAASASVYDPPPLALLGKNKGKPEVGDVKANMNIIKRTLQNFGIQVEMDEVSIGPTVTRYAMKPAEGVRLAKIVALQSNLELALAASPVRIEAPIPGKALVGIEVPNISRTTLGLAPLFGDNEFTQSPKPLLLGLGRTITGAAHFADLAKMPHMLVAGTTGSGKSVCIHDFVVSLLYRAGPERLRFIMVDPKRVELTLYGGIPHLLAPVITDAKKAILALKWLAKEMDRRYDVLQTEKVRDIASYHENVVAPAIEKGTAEQMPEAMPYIVVIIDELADIMQTYPRELEAGIVRLAQMSRAVGIHLILSTQRPSVKVITGLIKANVPSRVAFQVASQIDSRTILDTGGAEKLLGAGDMLFLSSDMSKPRRIQAPYISESEVKKVVAHIIKNNDAGLDSVDFSEKQQNDSGSIFASMEDEEGDDKYAEAKQAVLEAGKASTSYLQRKLGVGYSRAAKLIDMLEERGVIGPADGAKPREVIGAGNADELVAAAEAAEEDEYNRG, encoded by the coding sequence ATGGCAAAGAAGGAGCGTGAGAAACGCAAAAGCAATAAGCGTTCAAAAGATGAAGATGTAAGCATCCCCGCATTTCCCGTAAGCATCGAGGCGCTCCGCGGTGTGTGTGCGGTCCTTGCGGTTGCGGTCGGCATCTTCCTTGCACTTGCTGCGTTTGAAGTCGGCGGGGCGGTCGGCGCATTCCTCTTCACCATTCTCTCGAAGCTCCTCGGAGTTGGGTACATGCTTCTTCCGTTCTCACTCCTCCTTCTCGCCATCGCGCTCATGCGCTCGTTTGAGAAGCGGTTCGGTGCCATCGAGATCATAAGCATCCTGGTATTCCTTCTCTCAAGTTTGGGGCTCATTGCACTCGCGTTTCCCGAGCAAGGCGGCATTCTTGGTGCTGCAATAGCCAATCCCCTCGTTGCGGCAGTGGATACCATCGCGACCGTCATCTTCCTTCTCTCATTCAGTGTTGCCGCGCTCATCATCGCCTTTGATGTCCATTTGAGTGTCTGGATCGCCTCATTGCGCGAAGGCATGCGTGGCGGTGAGAGTCTATCGGACGAAGAAGATCGTGAAGTCACGATCGCTGGCATTCCTGAAGAACAAGACGATGAGCCTGATGAACTCGTTGAGACCGTTCCCGATGAAGAGGACGCCCGAGAAGCACCTGCGCCACGCGTGCAGATCGCTGAAATGTCCGGCGAATCGAATGCGAATGCTGGCTTCCCGATCATCGCCGCGAGTGCGAGCGTCTATGATCCGCCGCCACTCGCCCTTCTCGGCAAGAACAAAGGTAAGCCTGAAGTCGGTGACGTAAAGGCGAACATGAACATCATCAAGCGCACGCTCCAGAACTTCGGCATTCAAGTAGAGATGGATGAGGTTTCGATCGGACCAACCGTAACTCGGTATGCCATGAAGCCGGCCGAGGGCGTCCGGCTTGCGAAAATCGTTGCCCTTCAGTCGAATCTCGAGCTCGCGCTCGCCGCTTCGCCGGTCCGCATCGAAGCGCCGATTCCTGGAAAAGCACTGGTCGGTATCGAAGTCCCGAACATCTCTCGCACCACGCTCGGTCTTGCCCCGCTCTTTGGCGACAATGAATTCACGCAATCACCGAAACCGCTTCTCCTTGGCCTTGGCCGAACGATCACCGGCGCCGCCCACTTCGCTGACCTCGCCAAAATGCCACACATGCTCGTGGCAGGTACGACCGGCTCCGGTAAATCTGTCTGTATACACGACTTCGTCGTATCCCTTCTCTATCGCGCAGGCCCCGAGCGTTTGCGCTTCATCATGGTGGACCCGAAGCGCGTCGAACTCACGCTCTACGGCGGCATTCCCCACTTGCTTGCACCGGTCATTACCGATGCCAAGAAGGCCATCCTCGCGCTGAAGTGGCTCGCCAAGGAGATGGATAGACGCTATGACGTCCTCCAGACGGAAAAGGTCCGCGATATCGCCTCGTATCACGAGAACGTCGTCGCTCCGGCAATCGAGAAAGGCACCGCCGAGCAGATGCCGGAAGCCATGCCGTACATCGTGGTCATCATCGATGAACTGGCGGACATCATGCAGACCTATCCGCGCGAACTCGAGGCTGGCATAGTCCGCCTTGCCCAGATGAGCCGCGCTGTCGGCATCCATCTCATACTCTCGACCCAACGACCATCGGTGAAAGTCATCACCGGCCTCATCAAGGCGAATGTCCCCTCTCGCGTCGCCTTCCAGGTCGCCTCACAGATCGATTCCCGCACCATCCTGGACACCGGTGGCGCAGAAAAACTGCTTGGCGCCGGAGACATGCTCTTCCTCTCGAGCGATATGTCGAAGCCGCGCCGTATCCAAGCACCGTACATTTCCGAGAGCGAGGTCAAGAAGGTCGTTGCACACATCATCAAGAACAACGACGCAGGATTGGATAGCGTGGACTTCTCCGAGAAGCAGCAAAACGATTCCGGCTCCATCTTCGCCTCTATGGAAGATGAGGAGGGCGACGACAAGTACGCCGAAGCGAAACAAGCGGTCTTGGAGGCCGGCAAAGCATCTACCTCCTACCTCCAGCGCAAGCTCGGTGTAGGCTATTCACGCGCCGCAAAGCTTATCGACATGCTCGAGGAGCGTGGTGTCATCGGCCCTGCCGACGGCGCGAAGCCACGAGAAGTCATCGGTGCCGGTAACGCCGACGAGCTCGTTGCCGCTGCAGAAGCAGCCGAAGAAGACGAATACAACCGGGGTTAG
- a CDS encoding response regulator, translated as MEKVLLLAPEGSFGNMLSENLRRFGIDHVERSRSPLNLRWRWTEMLDTDIIVVDANFCGNGRETARLVRKIRREFGNPMIVFEAYATNEGAFACQVAGCNFFASGDTEQELRLNICQQAGLIFQELSRDHQKAA; from the coding sequence GTGGAAAAAGTTCTTTTGCTTGCACCCGAAGGCTCATTCGGGAACATGCTTTCGGAGAATTTGAGACGTTTCGGGATCGACCATGTCGAGAGGTCGAGATCGCCTTTAAATCTTCGCTGGCGATGGACCGAGATGCTTGATACCGACATCATCGTAGTGGATGCGAATTTTTGCGGGAACGGACGAGAAACAGCGCGACTTGTCCGAAAGATCCGCAGAGAATTCGGAAACCCGATGATCGTGTTTGAAGCCTATGCAACGAATGAGGGGGCCTTCGCCTGTCAGGTCGCAGGCTGTAATTTCTTCGCATCGGGTGATACGGAGCAAGAGCTGCGATTGAACATATGCCAGCAAGCAGGGCTGATCTTTCAAGAGCTTTCACGCGATCACCAGAAAGCAGCGTAA
- a CDS encoding 50S ribosomal protein L10: protein MAQTKQQKVEIVSKLETAFKNAATSVLIHFKGVNIGEETAMRRELRQAGVTYTVAKKTLIKRALASLGHETEGVPMEGEVALAYGGNDDATAPARLIHEFGKKYQTADKKPKLHILGGIFEGKLVDQAMMREIATIPSMAGLRGMFANVINSPIQRFAIAMAEVAKTKN from the coding sequence ATGGCACAGACGAAGCAGCAGAAAGTAGAGATCGTCTCGAAGCTCGAGACTGCGTTCAAGAACGCAGCCACGTCGGTTCTCATCCACTTCAAGGGGGTGAACATCGGCGAGGAGACCGCGATGCGCCGTGAACTCCGTCAGGCAGGTGTTACGTACACCGTGGCGAAGAAGACGCTCATCAAGCGTGCGCTCGCATCGCTCGGTCACGAAACCGAGGGCGTGCCGATGGAAGGGGAAGTAGCGCTTGCGTACGGCGGCAACGACGACGCGACCGCACCAGCCCGCCTCATCCATGAATTCGGAAAGAAGTACCAGACGGCGGATAAGAAGCCAAAGCTTCACATCCTCGGCGGTATCTTCGAAGGTAAGCTTGTCGACCAGGCGATGATGCGAGAGATCGCAACCATCCCGTCGATGGCAGGCCTGCGTGGCATGTTCGCGAACGTGATCAACAGCCCGATCCAGCGTTTCGCAATCGCGATGGCGGAAGTGGCGAAGACGAAGAATTAA
- the recA gene encoding recombinase RecA yields the protein MAVKKKEKAPPKEVGTGTDKDIDRALSEIKTKFGDEAIMKLGDTPKVDVNAISTGSIGIDWALGIGGLPRGRIVEIFGPESSGKTTLSLHAIAEAQRKGGVCAFIDAEHALDPEYAKKLGVDINSLLVSQPDTGEQALEITESLVRSGKIDVIVVDSVAALTPKDEIEGDMGAQHVGKQARLMSQALRKLTAIVSKTKTVVIFINQIRMQIGVMFGNPETTPGGKALKFYTSVRIDIRRIAQIKKGDEVMGGRHRVKIVKNKVAAPFRQTEFDMMYGEGISREGEALALGEKMGVLEKSSGGSYQYGEHKLGRGYDAARTFLRDNKPVLNSLLKDIRKNLENGGTPSRGSGSEEE from the coding sequence ATGGCAGTCAAAAAGAAAGAGAAAGCTCCTCCGAAAGAAGTGGGTACCGGCACCGACAAAGACATCGACCGCGCATTATCTGAGATCAAGACAAAGTTCGGCGACGAAGCGATCATGAAGCTCGGCGACACACCGAAGGTAGACGTGAACGCGATCTCTACCGGTTCTATCGGTATCGATTGGGCGCTCGGCATCGGCGGACTCCCCCGTGGACGCATCGTCGAGATCTTCGGACCTGAAAGCTCCGGTAAGACCACGCTCTCCCTCCATGCAATAGCCGAAGCACAACGAAAAGGCGGCGTGTGCGCATTCATCGACGCAGAGCATGCGCTCGATCCTGAATACGCCAAGAAGCTCGGCGTCGACATCAATTCTCTCCTCGTCTCGCAGCCGGACACCGGCGAACAAGCACTAGAAATCACGGAATCGCTCGTGCGCAGCGGCAAGATCGACGTCATCGTCGTCGACTCGGTCGCAGCCCTCACTCCAAAAGACGAAATCGAGGGCGATATGGGCGCGCAGCATGTCGGCAAGCAAGCTCGCCTCATGTCACAGGCGCTGCGCAAACTCACCGCAATCGTCTCCAAGACGAAGACCGTCGTCATCTTCATCAACCAGATCCGCATGCAGATCGGCGTCATGTTCGGCAATCCGGAAACCACTCCGGGCGGCAAAGCACTCAAGTTCTACACGTCGGTCCGTATCGATATCCGTCGCATCGCACAGATCAAGAAGGGCGACGAAGTCATGGGCGGCCGCCATCGCGTGAAGATCGTAAAGAACAAGGTGGCAGCCCCCTTCCGTCAGACAGAGTTCGACATGATGTACGGCGAAGGCATCTCCCGCGAAGGCGAAGCCTTGGCGCTCGGCGAGAAGATGGGCGTATTGGAGAAATCATCCGGCGGCTCCTATCAGTACGGCGAGCACAAGCTCGGTCGTGGCTACGACGCAGCCCGCACCTTCCTGCGCGACAATAAGCCCGTACTCAATTCCCTCCTCAAAGATATCCGCAAGAATCTCGAGAACGGCGGCACTCCGTCCCGTGGCTCCGGAAGTGAAGAAGAATAA
- a CDS encoding peptidoglycan-binding protein, with the protein MSLATKNVATVLVGSVLVLALSFAFVTPAKADMLSDLQAQVQALLAQIAALGGGSTTTSGAGCYAFTQSHQQGQSGGEIMWIQKFLNSHGAQVAASGAGSPGNETAYFGAMTKAAVAKFQAANGITPAAGYWGPITIAKAKSLCASAPTTGTPSTGGESLSGSAGSISLNSYSADVEDDVYTGETEKVLGFRVEASGGDVRVTNTRVKFTYTGASTGSDRLGNYASEISVWANGQKIAAMSPSSFVRDSAGVYSASIPVSQVVRMGSNNKVTFNIGFTANASVDTDDVSKAWTAELVQTRYTDASGATLFDSTSVSNAGVNVKRLSSSSDVKLRIAEGSGNPKAGNVKVSTTGTTEITLAEFTLKAEGAEMEFDTLKATSTITGASTNSDMVQEFYLMRGSTRLADITATSTTSYLEFDLDDTETIAKDATQTYRIVAKVNKTSTGTFDDGDSIKVDVNGGEYYIAAKSTSDGKSVTTRAGSVTTYTQTLYAEGIQVSKVGESFTHNPQDTSANSTGEFKVTLRVTNFGSNDVYVPLSALASTTAGAVGDNSTKGVSYYLYNGTTATSTTVTATLSRVSGGTELTNSVRIGGGSSADFQLAVTYNPDVPASTGQWRVQIGSVGTALTDATAATTLTRTVPAEDFRTGYYTVNN; encoded by the coding sequence ATGAGTTTAGCAACAAAGAATGTTGCGACAGTGCTCGTGGGTTCTGTGTTGGTTCTTGCGCTTTCGTTTGCTTTTGTCACTCCGGCAAAGGCGGACATGCTCTCTGACCTCCAGGCTCAGGTTCAGGCATTGCTCGCTCAGATCGCAGCTCTCGGCGGTGGTTCTACGACTACTTCCGGTGCAGGCTGCTACGCGTTCACACAGTCTCATCAGCAGGGTCAGTCCGGCGGCGAGATCATGTGGATCCAGAAGTTCCTTAACAGCCATGGTGCACAGGTTGCAGCTTCGGGCGCTGGTTCTCCAGGCAACGAGACTGCATACTTCGGCGCTATGACGAAGGCCGCTGTCGCAAAGTTCCAGGCAGCTAACGGCATCACGCCGGCAGCTGGTTACTGGGGCCCGATCACGATCGCAAAGGCTAAGAGCCTCTGCGCATCTGCTCCGACAACGGGTACTCCGTCGACTGGCGGTGAGTCTCTCAGCGGTTCAGCTGGCAGCATCTCGCTCAACTCTTACTCTGCAGACGTCGAAGACGATGTCTACACTGGTGAGACTGAGAAGGTCCTCGGCTTCCGCGTTGAGGCTTCGGGTGGTGACGTTCGCGTGACGAATACTCGCGTGAAGTTCACCTACACCGGTGCTTCGACTGGCTCTGATCGCCTCGGCAACTACGCTTCTGAGATCAGCGTCTGGGCAAACGGCCAGAAGATCGCGGCAATGTCGCCGTCGAGCTTCGTCCGTGACTCCGCAGGTGTCTACTCTGCAAGCATCCCGGTTTCTCAGGTTGTCCGCATGGGCAGCAACAACAAGGTCACCTTCAACATTGGCTTCACGGCTAATGCAAGTGTAGATACGGATGACGTATCGAAGGCTTGGACGGCTGAGCTTGTTCAGACCCGCTACACCGACGCTTCTGGCGCAACGCTCTTCGACTCGACGAGCGTCAGCAATGCTGGAGTCAACGTGAAGCGCCTCTCGTCTTCTTCGGACGTGAAGCTCCGCATCGCGGAAGGTTCTGGCAATCCGAAGGCAGGCAACGTTAAGGTTTCGACCACGGGCACGACTGAAATCACGCTCGCTGAGTTCACCCTTAAGGCTGAAGGTGCAGAGATGGAGTTCGATACCCTCAAGGCAACGAGCACCATCACGGGCGCTTCAACTAACAGCGATATGGTTCAGGAGTTCTACCTCATGCGTGGTAGCACTCGTCTCGCAGACATCACCGCGACTTCGACCACTTCGTACCTCGAGTTCGATCTCGATGATACGGAGACGATCGCAAAGGATGCTACGCAGACCTACCGCATCGTTGCTAAGGTTAACAAGACCAGCACTGGCACTTTCGATGACGGTGACAGCATCAAGGTTGATGTAAACGGCGGTGAATACTACATCGCTGCTAAGTCGACGTCTGATGGCAAGTCGGTCACGACTCGTGCAGGCTCGGTCACGACCTACACCCAGACGCTCTACGCAGAAGGTATCCAGGTTTCGAAGGTTGGCGAAAGCTTCACCCACAACCCTCAGGATACGTCTGCTAACAGCACGGGTGAGTTCAAGGTGACACTCCGCGTTACGAACTTCGGTTCTAACGACGTGTATGTCCCGCTTAGCGCTCTCGCATCGACGACTGCAGGTGCAGTTGGTGACAACAGCACTAAGGGCGTCTCGTACTACCTCTACAATGGCACTACTGCCACTTCGACGACGGTTACGGCGACACTCTCTCGCGTCTCGGGCGGTACTGAGCTTACGAACTCCGTTCGTATCGGCGGCGGCTCTTCGGCTGACTTCCAGCTCGCAGTTACCTACAATCCGGATGTACCGGCTTCCACTGGTCAGTGGCGCGTACAGATCGGCAGCGTTGGTACTGCACTCACCGACGCTACTGCGGCGACAACTCTCACCAGGACTGTTCCTGCAGAGGACTTCCGCACTGGCTACTACACGGTCAACAACTAA